Proteins co-encoded in one Arachis hypogaea cultivar Tifrunner chromosome 13, arahy.Tifrunner.gnm2.J5K5, whole genome shotgun sequence genomic window:
- the LOC112733643 gene encoding uncharacterized protein isoform X2: MSQARLEPYFDTSKKPRFFVIPERLGDIVVNFIKIGIVVCLVASISLAVHSAFSKQYRRFPLPEHIRVLQNASVSDCGPTNISHILFGIGGSATTWRTRSDYSKLWWDPNTTRGFAWLDEKPAISDPEGLKIPYQISQGWTQFRTLHSPSAVRIARIVYESFKLGLPNVRWFVMGDDDTVFFTKNLVTVLKKYDHNEMYYIGGNSESVEQDVMHSYDMAFGGGGFAISYALAAQLARMMDGCLQRYFYFYGSDQRVWACVHEVGVPLTREGGFHQLDIRGDAYGLLAAHPMAPLVTLHHLDELKPVIPKHTRMDALKMLMAAYQLDPARIVQQSLCYDHNRKWSISISWGYTIQIYRTMLSAADLRMPLQTFKTWRSWGDGPFTFNTRPMSPDPCQNPAVFFLDHVSSVGTSGTLTVYKRFVPEEGEKCNGEDNTMEVTSILVSALKMDPEYWKDARRRQCCQIMDGGSIQEGRLNIRIRKCRPHETVTI; the protein is encoded by the exons ATGAGTCAGGCTCGCTTGGAACCTTATTTTGACACTTCTAAAAAGCCTAGATTCTTTGTTATCCCTGAAAGACTTGGTGATATTGTTGTGAACTTTATAAAGATTGGCATAGTGGTGTGCCTTGTTGCATCCATTTCACTTGCCGTACACTCAGCATTCTCCAAACAATACCGGCGGTTTCCACTACCGGAGCATATACGTGTCTTACAGAATGCTTCAGTCAGTGATTGTGGACCAACAAACATTTCACACATTCTATTTGGCATTGGTGGCTCGGCTACAACGTGGCGCACTCGCAGCGATTACAGTAAGCTCTGGTGGGATCCTAACACTACTCGAGGTTTCGCTTGGCTGGACGAGAAGCCTGCTATCTCAGACCCTGAAGGGCTAAAAATCCCATATCAAATCTCACAGGGATGGACACAGTTCAGGACCTTGCACTCGCCATCCGCGGTTCGGATAGCTCGGATAGTTTACGAGAGCTTCAAACTTGGTTTGCCAAATGTGAGGTGGTTTGTGATGGGAGATGATGACACTGTGTTCTTTACCAAGAACTTGGTCACTGTTCTGAAGAAATATGATCACAATGAGATGTATTACATTGGTGGGAATTCTGAGAGTGTGGAGCAAGATGTGATGCATTCTTATGACATGGCTTTTGGTGGTGGTGGATTTGCAATTAGTTATGCATTAGCAGCTCAACTTGCTAGAATGATGGATGGTTGTCTCCAAAGATATTTCTATTTCTATGGTTCTGATCAGAGGGTTTGGGCTTGTGTTCATGAAGTTGGAGTGCCTCTTACAAGGGAAGGTGGATTCCACCAG CTTGATATAAGAGGAGATGCATATGGTCTTCTAGCAGCTCATCCCATGGCACCGCTTGTAACACTTCATCACCTTGATGAATTGAAGCCTGTGATTCCCAAACATACTCGAATGGATGCACTGAAAATGCTTATGGCAGCATACCAACTTGACCCTGCTAGAATAGTGCAGCAGAGTCTCTGCTATGATCATAACCGCAAATGGTCCATATCCATCTCATGGGGTTACACAATACAAATCTACAGAACAATGTTATCAGCTGCGGATTTGAGGATGCCGCTGCAGACATTCAAGACATGGAGGAGTTGGGGTGATGGTCCTTTCACATTCAATACTAGACCTATGAGCCCTGATCCATGCCAGAACCCTGCAGTATTCTTTCTAGACCATGTTAGTAGTGTAGGCACAAGTGGAACTCTCACAGTCTATAAGAGATTTGTACCTGAGGAAGGAGAGAAGTGCAACGGCGAAGATAACACCATGGAAGTGACGAGCATTCTAGTTTCTGCCTTGAAGATGGACCCAGAATATTGGAAGGAT GCACGGCGTAGGCAATGCTGCCAAATCATGGATGGAGGAAGCATACAGGAAGGCAGATTGAACATTAGGATTAGAAAGTGCAGACCTCATGAAACAGTTACTATTTAG
- the LOC112733643 gene encoding uncharacterized protein isoform X1 — protein sequence MVKSRDKKMSQARLEPYFDTSKKPRFFVIPERLGDIVVNFIKIGIVVCLVASISLAVHSAFSKQYRRFPLPEHIRVLQNASVSDCGPTNISHILFGIGGSATTWRTRSDYSKLWWDPNTTRGFAWLDEKPAISDPEGLKIPYQISQGWTQFRTLHSPSAVRIARIVYESFKLGLPNVRWFVMGDDDTVFFTKNLVTVLKKYDHNEMYYIGGNSESVEQDVMHSYDMAFGGGGFAISYALAAQLARMMDGCLQRYFYFYGSDQRVWACVHEVGVPLTREGGFHQLDIRGDAYGLLAAHPMAPLVTLHHLDELKPVIPKHTRMDALKMLMAAYQLDPARIVQQSLCYDHNRKWSISISWGYTIQIYRTMLSAADLRMPLQTFKTWRSWGDGPFTFNTRPMSPDPCQNPAVFFLDHVSSVGTSGTLTVYKRFVPEEGEKCNGEDNTMEVTSILVSALKMDPEYWKDARRRQCCQIMDGGSIQEGRLNIRIRKCRPHETVTI from the exons ATGGTTAAATCGAG GGATAAGAAGATGAGTCAGGCTCGCTTGGAACCTTATTTTGACACTTCTAAAAAGCCTAGATTCTTTGTTATCCCTGAAAGACTTGGTGATATTGTTGTGAACTTTATAAAGATTGGCATAGTGGTGTGCCTTGTTGCATCCATTTCACTTGCCGTACACTCAGCATTCTCCAAACAATACCGGCGGTTTCCACTACCGGAGCATATACGTGTCTTACAGAATGCTTCAGTCAGTGATTGTGGACCAACAAACATTTCACACATTCTATTTGGCATTGGTGGCTCGGCTACAACGTGGCGCACTCGCAGCGATTACAGTAAGCTCTGGTGGGATCCTAACACTACTCGAGGTTTCGCTTGGCTGGACGAGAAGCCTGCTATCTCAGACCCTGAAGGGCTAAAAATCCCATATCAAATCTCACAGGGATGGACACAGTTCAGGACCTTGCACTCGCCATCCGCGGTTCGGATAGCTCGGATAGTTTACGAGAGCTTCAAACTTGGTTTGCCAAATGTGAGGTGGTTTGTGATGGGAGATGATGACACTGTGTTCTTTACCAAGAACTTGGTCACTGTTCTGAAGAAATATGATCACAATGAGATGTATTACATTGGTGGGAATTCTGAGAGTGTGGAGCAAGATGTGATGCATTCTTATGACATGGCTTTTGGTGGTGGTGGATTTGCAATTAGTTATGCATTAGCAGCTCAACTTGCTAGAATGATGGATGGTTGTCTCCAAAGATATTTCTATTTCTATGGTTCTGATCAGAGGGTTTGGGCTTGTGTTCATGAAGTTGGAGTGCCTCTTACAAGGGAAGGTGGATTCCACCAG CTTGATATAAGAGGAGATGCATATGGTCTTCTAGCAGCTCATCCCATGGCACCGCTTGTAACACTTCATCACCTTGATGAATTGAAGCCTGTGATTCCCAAACATACTCGAATGGATGCACTGAAAATGCTTATGGCAGCATACCAACTTGACCCTGCTAGAATAGTGCAGCAGAGTCTCTGCTATGATCATAACCGCAAATGGTCCATATCCATCTCATGGGGTTACACAATACAAATCTACAGAACAATGTTATCAGCTGCGGATTTGAGGATGCCGCTGCAGACATTCAAGACATGGAGGAGTTGGGGTGATGGTCCTTTCACATTCAATACTAGACCTATGAGCCCTGATCCATGCCAGAACCCTGCAGTATTCTTTCTAGACCATGTTAGTAGTGTAGGCACAAGTGGAACTCTCACAGTCTATAAGAGATTTGTACCTGAGGAAGGAGAGAAGTGCAACGGCGAAGATAACACCATGGAAGTGACGAGCATTCTAGTTTCTGCCTTGAAGATGGACCCAGAATATTGGAAGGAT GCACGGCGTAGGCAATGCTGCCAAATCATGGATGGAGGAAGCATACAGGAAGGCAGATTGAACATTAGGATTAGAAAGTGCAGACCTCATGAAACAGTTACTATTTAG
- the LOC112733642 gene encoding ARF guanine-nucleotide exchange factor GNOM encodes MGRLKLQAGINAIEEEEPEDCDATCPNKTTLSCMINSEIGAVLAVMRRNVRWGSSYMSGDDQMEHSLIQSLKALRRQIFSWHHQWHAINPTLYLQPFLDVIRSDETGAPITGVALSSVYKILTLDVIDQNTVNVEDAMHLVVDAVTSCRFEVTDPSSEEVVLMKILQVLLACMKSKASVMLSNQHVCTIVNTCFRIVHQAGTKGELLQRIARHTMHELVRCIFSHLQDVDNTDHALVNGSSNLKQETGGLNNEYAFGSRQLENGSLSSEYDNQTLPTNYAPSAASVATGTRMDENTAIAISGKDGVPYDMHLMTEPYGVPCMVEIFHFLCSLLNVVEHMGVGPRSNTIAFDEDVPLFALTLINSAIELGGPSIRCHPRLLGLIQDELFRNLMQFGLSMSPLILSMVCSVVLNLYNHLRTELKLQLEAFFSCVILRLAQGRYGASYQQQEVAMEALVDFCRQKTFMVDMYANFDCDITCSNVFEDLANLLSKSAFPVNCPLSAMHILALDGLIAVIQGMAERIDNGSVSSEYSPVNLEEYNAFWMVKCENYGDPNHWVPFVRRRKYIKRRLMIGADHFNRDPKKGLEFLQGTHLLPDKLDPQSVACFFRYTAGLDKNLVGDFLGNHDEFCVQVLHEFAGTFDFQDMNLDTALRLFLETFRLPGESQKIHRVLEAFSERYYEQSPHILANKDAALVLSYSMIMLNTDQHNVQVKKKMTEEDFIRNNRHINGGNDLPREFLSEIYHSICKNEIRTTPEQGVGFPEMTPSRWIDLMHKSKKTAPFIVSDTKAYLDHDMFAIMSGPTIAAISVVFDHAEHEEVYQTCTDGFLAVAKISACHHLEDVLDDLVVSLCKFTTLLNPSSVEEPVLAFGDDMKARMATVTVFTIANRYGDYIRTGWRNILDCILRLHKLGLLPARVASDAADESELSSETVHGKPVTNSLSSAHMPSIGTPRRSSGLMGRFSQLLSLDTEEPRSQPTEQQLAAHQRTLQTIQKCHIDSIFTESKFLQAESLLQLARALIWAAGRPQKGNSTPEDEDTAVFCLELLIAITLNNRDRIGILWQGVYEHISNIVQSTVMPCALVEKAVFGLLRICQRLLPYKENIADELLRSLQLVLKLDARVGDAYCEQITQEVSRLVKANATHIRSQLGWRTITLLLTNTSSHIEASEAGFDALLFIMADGAHLLPANYAFCLDTARRFAESRVGQAERSIRALDVMAGSVNCLARWTSEAKEAQDEEQAAKMLQEFGEMWLRLVQGLRKVCLDQREDVRNHALLCLQNCLTGADGIYVPHGRVLQCFDIVIFTLLDDLLEIAQGHSQKEYRNMEGTLILAMKFLSKVFLQLLPDLSQLSTFCKLWLGVLSRMEKYMKVKIRGKRSEKLQETVPELLKNSLLVMKMKGILVQRSALGGDSLWELTWLHVNNISPSLQLEVFPEQDSDHLQKKQGEAVGGLVPDEMGSVPSSETESLEDAGVAG; translated from the exons ATGGGCCGTCTGAAGCTGCAGGCTGGTATCAACGCGATAGAAGAGGAGGAACCTGAGGATTGTGATGCTACCTGTCCAAACAAGACAACTTTATCATGCATGATCAATTCTGAAATTGGCGCCGTGTTGGCAGTTATGCGGAGAAATGTAAGATGGGGGAGCAGTTATATGTCCGGCGATGATCAGATGGAGCACTCTCTCATTCAGTCTTTGAAGGCGTTAAGGAGACAAATCTTTTCATGGCACCATCAGTGGCACGCTATCAACCCGACTTTGTATCTCCAACCGTTTTTAGACGTGATTCGATCCGATGAGACAGGTGCACCAATTACTGGGGTTGCCTTGTCATCTGTTTACAAGATCTTAACATTGGATGTGATTGATCAAAATACAGTCAATGTTGAGGATGCTATGCACTTGGTGGTTGATGCTGTCACTAGCTGCAGATTTGAGGTGACTGATCCTTCATCAGAAGAAGTCGTCTTAATGAAGATACTGCAAGTTCTCCTAGCTTGTATGAAAAGTAAAGCATCTGTAATGCTGAGTAACCAACATGTTTGCACCATTGTGAATACTTGTTTTCGTATAGTTCATCAAGCGGGAACTAAGGGCGAGTTGTTGCAGCGGATAGCAAGGCACACAATGCATGAACTTGTGAGGTGTATTTTTTCTCATCTTCAAGATGTTGACAACACAGACCATGCGTTGGTTAATGGAAGCTCTAATTTGAAACAGGAG ACTGGGGGCCTTAATAATGAATATGCTTTTGGAAGTAGACAATTGGAGAATGGGAGCCTCAGCTCTGAATATGATAATCAGACATTGCCCACAAACTATGCTCCCAGCGCTGCAAGTGTTGCTACAGGAACTCGGATGGACGAAAACACAGCAATTGCTATTAGTGGCAAGGATGGTGTACCATATGACATGCATCTCATGACTGAACCATATGGTGTTCCTTGCATGGTGGAAATATTTCACTTTTTGTGTTCTTTGCTGAATGTTGTCGAACATATGGGAGTTGGTCCAAGATCAAACACTATTGCGTTTGATGAGGATGTGCCTCTCTTTGCCCTAACTTTAATTAATTCTGCTATAGAACTTGGAGGGCCTTCTATTCGCTGTCACCCAAGGTTGCTTGGCTTAATTCAGGATGAATTGTTTCGCAATTTGATGCAATTTGGGTTGTCAATGAGCCCCCTTATACTTTCAATGGTTTGTAGCGTTGTGCTCAATCTGTATAATCACCTTCGGACTGAACTCAAATTACAGCTAGAAGCATTCTTTTCTTGTGTAATTTTGAGGCTTGCTCAGGGCAGATATGGGGCTTCATACCAGCAGCAGGAGGTAGCCATGGAGGCCCTTGTTGACTTCTGCAGGCAAAAGACTTTTATGGTAGACATGTATGCTAACTTTGACTGTGACATTACTTGTAGTAATGTCTTTGAAGACCTTGCTAATTTGTTGTCAAAAAGTGCATTTCCTGTGAATTGTCCATTGTCTGCCATGCATATTCTTGCTTTGGATGGTCTTATTGCTGTTATACAGGGAATGGCTGAGAGAATTGACAATGGATCTGTAAGCTCAGAATATTCCCCAGTGAATCTTGAAGAGTACAATGCATTCTGGATGGTCAAATGTGAGAACTATGGCGACCCAAATCATTGGGTTCCTTTTGTCCGCCGAAGAAAGTACATAAAGAGAAGGTTGATGATTGGAGCTGACCACTTTAATCGTGATCCTAAGAAAGGTCTAGAATTTCTCCAAGGAACACATCTTTTGCCTGACAAACTTGATCCCCAAAGTGTTGCCTGCTTTTTCCGATACACTGCTGGGTTGGATAAGAATCTTGTTGGTGATTTTCTAGGAAATCATGATGAATTCTGTGTTCAGGTTCTTCATGAATTTGCAGGAACATTTGATTTTCAAGACATGAACTTAGACACTGCACTGCGTCTATTTTTGGAGACTTTCAGACTGCCGGGAGAATCACAGAAGATTCATAGGGTACTTGAAGCTTTCTCTGAGAGATATTATGAGCAGTCACCACATATCCTAGCTAACAAGGATGCTGCTCTTGTGTTATCATACTCAATGATAATGCTGAATACAGATCAGCACAATGTGCAAGTTAAAAAGAAGATGACTGAAGAGGATTTTATCAGGAATAACAGGCATATTAATGGTGGCAATGATCTACCTCGAGAATTCTTGTCAGAGATTTACCATTCAATTTGTAAGAATGAAATCCGCACTACCCCTGAGCAAGGCGTTGGGTTTCCCGAAATGACACCTAGTCGATGGATTGATCTAATGCACAAGTCCAAAAAAACTGCTCCATTTATTGTATCTGATACCAAGGCTTACCTTGATCATGATATGTTTGCCATAATGTCAGGTCCAACAATTGCTGCCATCTCTGTGGTATTTGATCATGCTGAGCATGAGGAAGTATACCAAACATGTACAGATGGATTCTTAGCTGTTGCTAAGATCTCAGCTTGCCACCATCTTGAAGATGTTCTAGATGATCTGGTAGTGTCCCTCTGCAAGTTCACTACACTTTTGAACCCTTCATCAGTTGAGGAACCCGTCCTTGCCTTTGGAGATGACATGAAAGCAAGAATGGCAACTGTGACTGTATTCACTATTGCAAATAGGTATGGTGATTACATACGCACAGGTTGGCGAAATATTCTTGATTGCATCTTAAGACTGCACAAGCTTGGTCTTCTTCCTGCCCGTGTTGCCAGTGATGCAGCTGACGAGTCTGAGCTCTCTAGTGAAACTGTGCATGGAAAGCCTGTCACTAATTCTTTATCCTCGGCTCACATGCCATCTATTGGCACTCCAAGGAGATCTTCAGGATTGATGGGGAGATTTAGTCAACTCTTATCTCTTGATACTGAAGAGCCAAGATCCCAACCTACTGAACAACAACTTGCTGCTCACCAGCGCACCCTCCAGACAATACAGAAGTGTCACATTGACAGCATCTTCACCGAGAGTAAATTTCTACAAGCTGAATCACTTTTGCAACTTGCAAGAGCACTCATTTGGGCTGCAGGGCGACCTCAGAAGGGGAACAGCACACCCGAGGATGAAGATACAGCAGTCTTCTGCCTTGAGTTGCTGATTGCAATCACTTTGAACAACAGGGACAGGATAGGAATTCTTTGGCAGGGTGTGTATGAGCACATATCCAATATTGTTCAGTCAACTGTAATGCCCTGTGCCTTGGTAGAGAAGGCTGTTTTTGGACTCCTACGAATTTGCCAGCGGTTGCTTCCATATAAAGAAAACATTGCTGATGAACTTCTGAGGTCACTGCAACTTGTCTTGAAGCTTGATGCCCGAGTTGGTGATGCATACTGTGAACAGATTACTCAGGAAGTTAGTCGCCTTGTGAAGGCAAATGCTACTCATATAAGATCTCAATTAGGATGGCGTACAATTACATTACTCCTTACCAACACATCTAGTCACATAGAAGCATCTGAGGCTGGATTTGATGCACTACTGTTCATAATGGCTGATGGTGCTCACTTGCTTCCTGCTAACTATGCTTTCTGTTTAGACACTGCAAGGCGGTTTGCTGAGTCTCGTGTTGGACAAGCAGAGCGATCTATACGGGCATTAGATGTCATGGCTGGGTCTGTCAATTGCTTGGCTCGGTGGACTAGTGAAGCTAAGGAAGCACAAGATGAGGAACAAGCAGCTAAGATGTTGCAGGAGTTTGGAGAGATGTGGTTGAGACTTGTACAGGGTCTAAGGAAGGTGTGTTTAGACCAGAGAGAGGACGTTAGAAATCATGCTTTATTATGTTTGCAGAATTGCTTGACAGGAGCCGATGGCATTTATGTCCCTCATGGTCGTGTGTTGCAATGTTTTGATATTGTGATCTTCACCTTACTTGATGACCTGCTTGAGATTGCGCAGGGACACTCTCAGAAGGAGTACCGCAACATGGAAGGCACCCTTATCCTTGCAATGAAATTTTTGTCCAAAGTTTTTCTTCAATTACTCCCAGACTTATCACAATTGTCAACTTTCTGCAAGCTATGGTTAGGTGTGCTTAGCAGAATGGAAAAATATATGAAGGTAAAGATTAGGGGGAAAAGAAGCGAGAAGCTTCAAGAGACAGTACCTGAACTGCTTAAAAACTCCTTGCTTGTCATGAAGATGAAAGGTATTCTGGTGCAGAGGAGTGCCCTGGGTGGGGATAGTCTTTGGGAACTAACGTGGCTGCATGTGAACAATATTTCACCGTCATTGCAGCTTGAGGTGTTTCCCGAGCAGGATTCCGACCATTTGCAGAAGAAACAGGGTGAAGCAGTTGGAGGTTTGGTGCCTGATGAAATGGGTTCTGTTCCTTCAAGTGAAACAGAAAGCCTTGAAGATGCTGGTGTTGCTGGTTAA